One Cucumis sativus cultivar 9930 chromosome 1, Cucumber_9930_V3, whole genome shotgun sequence DNA segment encodes these proteins:
- the LOC101211329 gene encoding zinc finger A20 and AN1 domain-containing stress-associated protein 4: MEHDEASCQAPPEGPFLCINNCGFFGSAATMNMCSKCHKDLMLKQEQAKLSASTLGSIMNGSSSSNQNETFATASVDEPVSLVEPKITSMQASPMVVSDENSGAKPKNRPGRCNSCNKRVGLMGFDCRCGNIFCAVHRYSDKHNCPFDYRTSAQDAIAKANPIVKAEKLDKI, from the coding sequence ATGGAACATGACGAGGCAAGCTGTCAAGCTCCCCCTGAGGGTCCCTTTCTATGCATCAACAACTGTGGCTTCTTCGGAAGTGCAGCTACTATGAATATGTGTTCTAAGTGCCACAAGGACTTGATGTTGAAACAAGAACAGGCTAAACTGAGTGCTTCGACTCTTGGAAGTATCATGAATGGATCATCTAGTTCTAACCAAAATGAAACCTTTGCCACCGCTAGTGTGGATGAGCCAGTTAGCTTGGTGGAGCCTAAGATCACGTCAATGCAGGCATCCCCCATGGTTGTTTCTGATGAGAACAGTGGAGCGAAGCCAAAGAACAGGCCTGGACGTTGCAACAGTTGTAACAAGCGAGTTGGATTAATGGGATTTGACTGTCGTTGTGGTAACATCTTCTGCGCCGTTCATCGTTACTCTGACAAACACAATTGCCCCTTCGATTACCGCACTTCTGCTCAGGATGCAATTGCTAAAGCCAACCCGATTGTGAAGGCAGAGAAGCTTGATAAGATCTAA
- the LOC101211742 gene encoding protein slowmo homolog translates to MVKAYSQEYTYKHPWERVTCASWRKFADPENKRTLSHILEVDTLNRKVDAESGKLYTTRAITIHAPGPWFVRKIVGQDICHCVESTVVDARSQSMQLTTRNISLQKFIEVVEKIRYEPHPENPNGWTICKQETSIQIKPLSALASMAEKVEQRCAEKFVQNSAKGREVMERICKYLEAESSGFAI, encoded by the coding sequence ATGGTTAAAGCATACTCTCAGGAGTACACTTACAAGCACCCGTGGGAACGGGTAACTTGTGCATCTTGGCGTAAATTTGCCGATCCTGAAAACAAGCGTACATTGTCACATATTCTTGAAGTTGATACCTTGAACAGAAAGGTAGATGCTGAATCTGGGAAGCTATATACAACTCGTGCTATCACCATCCATGCCCCTGGACCATGGTTTGTCCGTAAAATTGTTGGTCAGGATATTTGCCATTGTGTTGAATCTACTGTCGTAGATGCTCGGTCACAATCAATGCAACTCACCACTCGGAATATTAGTCTCCAGAAATTCATAGAAGTGGTTGAAAAAATTAGGTACGAACCTCACCCAGAAAATCCGAACGGATGGACTATTTGCAAACAGGAGACTAGTATTCAAATCAAGCCATTGTCAGCACTGGCATCGATGGCTGAAAAAGTGGAGCAACGGTGTGCCGAGAAGTTTGTCCAAAACAGTGCCAAAGGTAGAGAAGTGATGGAGAGGATTTGTAAGTATCTTGAAGCAGAATCAAGTGGATTCGCAATCTAA
- the LOC101211977 gene encoding xanthine dehydrogenase 1 isoform X1: MGSLKSKEDMEQIGEDPKEAIVYVNGVRRVLPNGLAHLTLLEYLRDNRLTGTKLGCGEGGCGACTVMVSSYDANSKKCMHYAVNACLAPLYSVEGMHVITVEGLGSHKRGLHPIQESLASAHGSQCGFCTPGFIMSIYALLRSSKSPPSEEQIEECLAGNLCRCTGYRPIIDAFRVFAKTDDALYTNSLNTSETDEFVCPSTGKPCSCKSKSASERVDCRKGITCGNKREPLSYSEIDGSTYSDKELIFPPELFRKKLSYLTLSGFNGIKWFRPTTLQEVLELKARYPEAKLLVGNTEVGIEMRLKKMQYKILVHVMHVPELNMMNVGDDGIEIGAAVRLSELLSNLRKVTAERAAYETSFCKAFIEQLKWFAGTQIRNVASVGGNICTASPISDLNPLWMATRAKFRIINCMGKIRTTLAENFFLGYRKVDLANDEFLLSVFLPWSRRFEYVKEFKQAHRRDDDIAIVNAGMRVFLKEEGKNLVVSDASIAYGGVAPLSLSAIRTKEYLIGKIWDQMLLKNALEVLEEDILLQENAPGGMVEFRKSLTLSFFFKFYLWVSNEMERHSLIGEKVPLSHLSAVKSFQRPHVIGSQDYEIKKHGTAVGYPEVHLSARLQVTGEAEYADDIPLPPHGLHAALILSKKPHARICCIDDLEARKSAGFAGIFLSKDVPADNKIGAVIHDEELFASEFVTCVGQIIGVVVADTHENAKLAARKVHVEYEELPAILSIEDAILANSFHPNTEKCLKKGDVEFCFQSGQCDKIIEGEVQVGGQEHFYLEPNSSVVWTLDSGNEVHLVSSTQAPQKHQKYVSSVLGLPMSKVVCKTKRIGGGFGGKETRAAVYSAAASVPSFLLNQPVKLTLDRDTDMMITGQRHSFLGKYKVGFTNEGKVMALDLEIYNNGGNSLDLSLAILERAMFHSDNVYEIPNVRIQGKVCFTNFPSNTAFRGFGGPQGMLITENWIQRIAVELKKSPEEIREINFQGEGYMLHYGQQVEYSTLAPLWDQLKTSCDFANARKEVEQFNSQNRWRKRGVAMVPTKFGISFTLKLMNQAGALVHVYTDGTVLVTHGGVEMGQGLHTKVAQVAASAFNIPLSSVFISETSTDKVPNASPTAASASSDMYGAAVLDACEQIKARMEPIASQHNFSSFAELALACYAQRIDLSAHGFFITPEIGFDWTTGKGIPFRYFTYGAAFSEVEIDTLTGDFHTRSANVFLDLGHSLNPAIDVGQIEGAFVQGLGWVALEELKWGDPAHRWIPPGTLYTAGPGSYKIPSINDVPFKFNVSLLKGHPNVKALHSSKAVGEPPFFLASAVFFAIKDAIIAARKESGHDDWFPLDNPATPERIRMACLDEFTTPFAGLDFRPKLSI; this comes from the exons ATGGGATCGTTGAAGAGTAAAGAAGATATGGAACAGATTGGGGAGGATCCGAAGGAGGCCATTGTATACGTTAATGGGGTTCGGAGAGTTCTTCCTAACGGATTAGCCCATTTAACTCTTCTTGAATATCTTAGAG ATAATCGTTTGACTGGGACGAAGCTTGGTTGTGGCGAAGGTGGTTGTGGAGCATGCACTGTTATGGTTTCTAGTTACGAtgcaaattctaaaaaatgcaT GCATTATGCTGTTAATGCTTGCTTGGCTCCTCTATATTCTGTAGAGGGGATGCATGTAATAACAGTGGAGGGTTTGGGAAGTCATAAGCGTGGATTGCATCCTATCCAA GAGTCATTGGCAAGCGCTCATGGTTCACAGTGTGGATTTTGTACTCCTGGTTTTATCATGTCTATATATGCATTATTAAGGTCAAGTAAAAGTCCACCTAGTGAAgagcaaattgaagaatgtCTTGCAGGAAATTTGTGTCGATGCACAGGTTACAGACCAATTATTGATGCTTTTCGGGTTTTTGCAAAAACTGATGATGCATTATACACAAATTCTTTGAATACTAGTGAAACAGATGAATTCGTTTGCCCTTCAACTGGGAAGCCATGTTCTTGCAAATCTAAATCTGCGAGTGAGAGGGTTGACTGTAGAAAAGGTATAACATGTGGCAATAAGCGTGAGCCACTTTCTTATAGTGAGATTGATGGCAGTACATACTCAGATAAGGAGCTTATTTTCCCTCCTGAGCTGTTTCGAAAGAAACTAAGTTACTTGACTTTAAGTGGGTTTAATGGGATTAAATGGTTTCGGCCCACAACACTTCAAGAAGTGTTAGAATTGAAGGCCAGATACCCTGAAGCCAAGTTATTGGTTGGAAATACTGAGGTAGGAATTGAAATGAGGTTGAAGAAAATGCAGTATAAGATTCTGGTTCATGTTATGCATGTGCCTGAGTTAAATATGATGAATGTGGGAGACGATGGCATTGAGATAGGAGCTGCCGTACGATTATCGGAACTTCTAAGCAATCTAAGAAAGGTTACAGCGGAGCGTGCTGCATATGAAACTTCATTTTGTAAAGCATTTATCGAACAGTTAAAATGGTTTGCTGGGACACAAATAAGAAATGTTGCATCTGTAGGTGGGAACATATGTACAGCAAGTCCTATATCAGATTTGAACCCTCTCTGGATGGCTACAAGGGCAAAGTTCAGAATTATTAATTGCATGGGAAAGATTAGAACAACATTGGCTGAAAATTTTTTCCTGGGATATCGAAAAGTGGATTTGGCAAATGATGAATTCTTACTCTCTGTATTCTTACCATGGAGTAGGCGTTTTGAGTATGTGAAGGAGTTTAAGCAGGCTCATAGGCGAGATGATGACATTGCCATTGTAAATGCTGGTATGCGTGTTTTTCTTAAGGAAGAAGGTAAAAATTTGGTTGTTTCAGATGCATCCATCGCTTATGGTGGGGTTGCTCCATTATCACTTTCTGCAATAAGGACTAAAGAGTATCTAATTGGGAAAATCTGGGATCAAATGCTACTCAAGAATGCATTGGAAGTCTTAGAAGAAGATATTTTGTTGCAGGAAAATGCTCCCGGAGGTATGGTGGAGTTTCGGAAATCCTTAACTTTAAGcttcttctttaaattttatctttggGTTTCTAATGAGATGGAGAGACATAGTCTTATCGGGGAGAAAGTTCCATTGTCGCATCTTTCGGCCGTAAAGTCATTTCAACGGCCACATGTTATTGGAAGTCAAGACTATGAGATCAAAAAACATGGGACGGCTGTTGGCTATCCTGAGGTTCATCTTTCTGCTAGACTTCAG GTCACAGGAGAGGCAGAATATGCAGATGACATACCTTTACCTCCTCATGGTTTGCATGCTGCTTTGATTCTGAGCAAGAAACCCCATGCTCGCATCTGTTGCATAGATGACTTGGAAGCCAGAAAATCTGCTGGTTTTGCCGGCATCTTCCTGTCCAAAGATGTCCCAGCCGATAATAAGATTGGGGCAGTTATTCATGACGAGGAACTTTTTGCATCAGAATTTGTCACTTGCGTGGGACAG atTATAGGAGTGGTAGTTGCTGATACTCATGAAAATGCAAAACTAGCAGCAAGAAAGGTTCATGTAGAATACGAGGAGCTCCCTGCTATACTATCAATTGAGGATGCTATCCTTGCTAACAGTTTCCATCCCAACACTGAGAAGTGTTTGAAGAAAGGGGATGTGGAATTTTGCTTCCAATCAGGTCAGTGTGATAAGATAATTGAAGGTGAAGTTCAAGTGGGAGGTCAGGAACACTTTTACTTGGAGCCAAATAGTAGTGTGGTATGGACATTGGATTCTGGTAATGAAGTTCATCTGGTGTCATCAACACAA GCGCCTCAAAAGCACCAGAAGTATGTTTCTAGTGTTCTTGGGCTTCCAATGTCCAAAGTAGTTTGCAAGACCAAACGCATTGGTGGTGGATTTGGGGGGAAGGAAACAAGAGCAGCTGTGTATTCTGCGGCAGCATCTGTCCCCTCATTTTTGTTGAATCAGCCCGTGAAGTTGACACTAGACAGGGATACAGACATGATGATTACAGGGCAACGGCATAGCTTTCTTGGAAAGTATAAG GTTGGTTTCACAAATGAGGGAAAAGTGATGGCTCTTGATTTGGAAATCTACAACAATGGTGGAAATTCATTAGATCTATCTCTTGCTATCCTTGAACGTGCTATGTTTCACTCGGATAATGTATATGAGATACCAAATGTGAGGATTCAGGGAAAGGTTTGTTTCACAAATTTTCCTAGTAATACTGCTTTCCGTGGATTTGGTGGACCTCAAGGCATGCTTATTACTGAAAATTGGATTCAAAGAATTGCTGTTGAACTCAAGAAAAGCCCGGAAGAGATAAGG GAAATCAATTTCCAAGGCGAGGGGTATATGCTTCACTATGGTCAGCAAGTTGAATACTCTACCCTGGCCCCACTATGGGATCAACTTAAGACATCTTGTGACTTTGCTAATGCTCGTAAAGAAGTTGAACAATTTAACAGCCAAAATCGGTGGAGGAAGCGTGGTGTAGCTATGGTTCCTACAAAGTTTGGCATATCATTTACACTAAAGCTAATGAACCAG GCAGGTGCTCTGGTTCATGTCTATACTGATGGGACAGTTTTAGTTACGCATGGAGGTGTTGAAATGGGCCAAGGATTGCATACAAAAGTTGCACAGGTTGCTGCTTCTGCCTTTAATATTCCTCTAAGTTCTGTCTTCATATCAGAGACAAGTACGGACAAG GTTCCTAATGCATCTCCTACTGCAGCTTCTGCCAGCTCTGATATGTATGGAGCTGCAGTTTTGGATGCATGTGAGCAAATCAAGGCAAGGATGGAACCTATTGCTTCCCAGCATAATTTCAGCTCTTTTGCAGAG CTGGCACTTGCATGCTACGCTCAAAGGATCGATCTATCTGCTCATGGTTTCTTTATAACACCCGAAATCGGGTTTGATTGGACAACTGGGAAAGGAATCCCCTTCAGATATTTCACTTATGGTGCTGCATTTTCGGAAGTAGAAATTGACACGTTAACTGGAGACTTTCATACTCGGTCAGCAAATGTGTTCCTAGATCTTGGACATTCTCTCAATCCAGCCATTGACGTTGGCCAG ATTGAAGGTGCATTTGTACAAGGATTGGGTTGGGTAGCTCTAGAAGAATTGAAATGGGGAGATCCAGCTCATAGATGGATTCCCCCTGGTACTTTGTATACTGCTGGACCTGGAAGTTACAAAATTCCATCAATTAACGATGTccctttcaaatttaatgtttCTCTTTTGAAG GGTCACCCGAATGTGAAGGCCCTTCATTCATCAAAAGCGGTGGGAGAACCTCCATTCTTTTTGGCCTCTGCCGTCTTTTTTGCAATCAAGGATGCCATAATCGCTGCAAGGAAAGAATCGGGGCATGACGATTGGTTTCCTCTTGATAATCCTGCTACACCGGAGCGAATCCGAATGGCTTGTTTGGATGAATTCACTACGCCATTTGCTGGTCTGGATTTCCGTCCCAAGCTTAGCATATAA
- the LOC101211977 gene encoding xanthine dehydrogenase 1 isoform X2 translates to MGSLKSKEDMEQIGEDPKEAIVYVNGVRRVLPNGLAHLTLLEYLRDNRLTGTKLGCGEGGCGACTVMVSSYDANSKKCMHYAVNACLAPLYSVEGMHVITVEGLGSHKRGLHPIQESLASAHGSQCGFCTPGFIMSIYALLRSSKSPPSEEQIEECLAGNLCRCTGYRPIIDAFRVFAKTDDALYTNSLNTSETDEFVCPSTGKPCSCKSKSASERVDCRKGITCGNKREPLSYSEIDGSTYSDKELIFPPELFRKKLSYLTLSGFNGIKWFRPTTLQEVLELKARYPEAKLLVGNTEVGIEMRLKKMQYKILVHVMHVPELNMMNVGDDGIEIGAAVRLSELLSNLRKVTAERAAYETSFCKAFIEQLKWFAGTQIRNVASVGGNICTASPISDLNPLWMATRAKFRIINCMGKIRTTLAENFFLGYRKVDLANDEFLLSVFLPWSRRFEYVKEFKQAHRRDDDIAIVNAGMRVFLKEEGKNLVVSDASIAYGGVAPLSLSAIRTKEYLIGKIWDQMLLKNALEVLEEDILLQENAPGGMVEFRKSLTLSFFFKFYLWVSNEMERHSLIGEKVPLSHLSAVKSFQRPHVIGSQDYEIKKHGTAVGYPEVHLSARLQVTGEAEYADDIPLPPHGLHAALILSKKPHARICCIDDLEARKSAGFAGIFLSKDVPADNKIGAVIHDEELFASEFVTCVGQIIGVVVADTHENAKLAARKVHVEYEELPAILSIEDAILANSFHPNTEKCLKKGDVEFCFQSGQCDKIIEGEVQVGGQEHFYLEPNSSVVWTLDSGNEVHLVSSTQAPQKHQKYVSSVLGLPMSKVVCKTKRIGGGFGGKETRAAVYSAAASVPSFLLNQPVKLTLDRDTDMMITGQRHSFLGKYKVGFTNEGKVMALDLEIYNNGGNSLDLSLAILERAMFHSDNVYEIPNVRIQGKVCFTNFPSNTAFRGFGGPQGMLITENWIQRIAVELKKSPEEIREINFQGEGYMLHYGQQVEYSTLAPLWDQLKTSCDFANARKEVEQFNSQNRWRKRGVAMVPTKFGISFTLKLMNQAGALVHVYTDGTVLVTHGGVEMGQGLHTKVAQVAASAFNIPLSSVFISETSTDKLLPALICMELQFWMHVSKSRQGWNLLLPSIISALLQSWHLHATLKGSIYLLMVSL, encoded by the exons ATGGGATCGTTGAAGAGTAAAGAAGATATGGAACAGATTGGGGAGGATCCGAAGGAGGCCATTGTATACGTTAATGGGGTTCGGAGAGTTCTTCCTAACGGATTAGCCCATTTAACTCTTCTTGAATATCTTAGAG ATAATCGTTTGACTGGGACGAAGCTTGGTTGTGGCGAAGGTGGTTGTGGAGCATGCACTGTTATGGTTTCTAGTTACGAtgcaaattctaaaaaatgcaT GCATTATGCTGTTAATGCTTGCTTGGCTCCTCTATATTCTGTAGAGGGGATGCATGTAATAACAGTGGAGGGTTTGGGAAGTCATAAGCGTGGATTGCATCCTATCCAA GAGTCATTGGCAAGCGCTCATGGTTCACAGTGTGGATTTTGTACTCCTGGTTTTATCATGTCTATATATGCATTATTAAGGTCAAGTAAAAGTCCACCTAGTGAAgagcaaattgaagaatgtCTTGCAGGAAATTTGTGTCGATGCACAGGTTACAGACCAATTATTGATGCTTTTCGGGTTTTTGCAAAAACTGATGATGCATTATACACAAATTCTTTGAATACTAGTGAAACAGATGAATTCGTTTGCCCTTCAACTGGGAAGCCATGTTCTTGCAAATCTAAATCTGCGAGTGAGAGGGTTGACTGTAGAAAAGGTATAACATGTGGCAATAAGCGTGAGCCACTTTCTTATAGTGAGATTGATGGCAGTACATACTCAGATAAGGAGCTTATTTTCCCTCCTGAGCTGTTTCGAAAGAAACTAAGTTACTTGACTTTAAGTGGGTTTAATGGGATTAAATGGTTTCGGCCCACAACACTTCAAGAAGTGTTAGAATTGAAGGCCAGATACCCTGAAGCCAAGTTATTGGTTGGAAATACTGAGGTAGGAATTGAAATGAGGTTGAAGAAAATGCAGTATAAGATTCTGGTTCATGTTATGCATGTGCCTGAGTTAAATATGATGAATGTGGGAGACGATGGCATTGAGATAGGAGCTGCCGTACGATTATCGGAACTTCTAAGCAATCTAAGAAAGGTTACAGCGGAGCGTGCTGCATATGAAACTTCATTTTGTAAAGCATTTATCGAACAGTTAAAATGGTTTGCTGGGACACAAATAAGAAATGTTGCATCTGTAGGTGGGAACATATGTACAGCAAGTCCTATATCAGATTTGAACCCTCTCTGGATGGCTACAAGGGCAAAGTTCAGAATTATTAATTGCATGGGAAAGATTAGAACAACATTGGCTGAAAATTTTTTCCTGGGATATCGAAAAGTGGATTTGGCAAATGATGAATTCTTACTCTCTGTATTCTTACCATGGAGTAGGCGTTTTGAGTATGTGAAGGAGTTTAAGCAGGCTCATAGGCGAGATGATGACATTGCCATTGTAAATGCTGGTATGCGTGTTTTTCTTAAGGAAGAAGGTAAAAATTTGGTTGTTTCAGATGCATCCATCGCTTATGGTGGGGTTGCTCCATTATCACTTTCTGCAATAAGGACTAAAGAGTATCTAATTGGGAAAATCTGGGATCAAATGCTACTCAAGAATGCATTGGAAGTCTTAGAAGAAGATATTTTGTTGCAGGAAAATGCTCCCGGAGGTATGGTGGAGTTTCGGAAATCCTTAACTTTAAGcttcttctttaaattttatctttggGTTTCTAATGAGATGGAGAGACATAGTCTTATCGGGGAGAAAGTTCCATTGTCGCATCTTTCGGCCGTAAAGTCATTTCAACGGCCACATGTTATTGGAAGTCAAGACTATGAGATCAAAAAACATGGGACGGCTGTTGGCTATCCTGAGGTTCATCTTTCTGCTAGACTTCAG GTCACAGGAGAGGCAGAATATGCAGATGACATACCTTTACCTCCTCATGGTTTGCATGCTGCTTTGATTCTGAGCAAGAAACCCCATGCTCGCATCTGTTGCATAGATGACTTGGAAGCCAGAAAATCTGCTGGTTTTGCCGGCATCTTCCTGTCCAAAGATGTCCCAGCCGATAATAAGATTGGGGCAGTTATTCATGACGAGGAACTTTTTGCATCAGAATTTGTCACTTGCGTGGGACAG atTATAGGAGTGGTAGTTGCTGATACTCATGAAAATGCAAAACTAGCAGCAAGAAAGGTTCATGTAGAATACGAGGAGCTCCCTGCTATACTATCAATTGAGGATGCTATCCTTGCTAACAGTTTCCATCCCAACACTGAGAAGTGTTTGAAGAAAGGGGATGTGGAATTTTGCTTCCAATCAGGTCAGTGTGATAAGATAATTGAAGGTGAAGTTCAAGTGGGAGGTCAGGAACACTTTTACTTGGAGCCAAATAGTAGTGTGGTATGGACATTGGATTCTGGTAATGAAGTTCATCTGGTGTCATCAACACAA GCGCCTCAAAAGCACCAGAAGTATGTTTCTAGTGTTCTTGGGCTTCCAATGTCCAAAGTAGTTTGCAAGACCAAACGCATTGGTGGTGGATTTGGGGGGAAGGAAACAAGAGCAGCTGTGTATTCTGCGGCAGCATCTGTCCCCTCATTTTTGTTGAATCAGCCCGTGAAGTTGACACTAGACAGGGATACAGACATGATGATTACAGGGCAACGGCATAGCTTTCTTGGAAAGTATAAG GTTGGTTTCACAAATGAGGGAAAAGTGATGGCTCTTGATTTGGAAATCTACAACAATGGTGGAAATTCATTAGATCTATCTCTTGCTATCCTTGAACGTGCTATGTTTCACTCGGATAATGTATATGAGATACCAAATGTGAGGATTCAGGGAAAGGTTTGTTTCACAAATTTTCCTAGTAATACTGCTTTCCGTGGATTTGGTGGACCTCAAGGCATGCTTATTACTGAAAATTGGATTCAAAGAATTGCTGTTGAACTCAAGAAAAGCCCGGAAGAGATAAGG GAAATCAATTTCCAAGGCGAGGGGTATATGCTTCACTATGGTCAGCAAGTTGAATACTCTACCCTGGCCCCACTATGGGATCAACTTAAGACATCTTGTGACTTTGCTAATGCTCGTAAAGAAGTTGAACAATTTAACAGCCAAAATCGGTGGAGGAAGCGTGGTGTAGCTATGGTTCCTACAAAGTTTGGCATATCATTTACACTAAAGCTAATGAACCAG GCAGGTGCTCTGGTTCATGTCTATACTGATGGGACAGTTTTAGTTACGCATGGAGGTGTTGAAATGGGCCAAGGATTGCATACAAAAGTTGCACAGGTTGCTGCTTCTGCCTTTAATATTCCTCTAAGTTCTGTCTTCATATCAGAGACAAGTACGGACAAG CTTCTGCCAGCTCTGATATGTATGGAGCTGCAGTTTTGGATGCATGTGAGCAAATCAAGGCAAGGATGGAACCTATTGCTTCCCAGCATAATTTCAGCTCTTTTGCAGAG CTGGCACTTGCATGCTACGCTCAAAGGATCGATCTATCTGCTCATGGTTTCTTTATAA